TAAATCAATGTCATTCTCAACTCCGAAATGTTCGGCAACGCCTCTGCCGTTTTCTCCGAAAATCAATGTTGAGTGGGCTTCATCCAAAAGTATTTTCACACCATATTTTTTACATACCGGCACAATTTCTTTTAGATTAGTTAAATCGCCATCCATACTATAAACGCCTTCAATACAAACTATTACTCTTTTTGTGTTTAAACTTTTGAGTATTCTTTCCAGATGTTCAACATTATTATGACTGAAGACTTTTATGTTAGCTCCCGAAAGTTTGGCACCGTCGTAGATTGAAGCGTGAGATAAAATATCCAATACGGCAACATCACCGGGTTTTAGCAGGCAGGAAAGCACTCCGAGATTAACGCCGTAACCGGTGGGAAACAAGATTGCATCTTCTTTCTTTTTGAAGTCAGCAATGGCTTTTTCTAACTGCTTCGATAAATCATAATAACCACTTAAAAGGGGAGCGGAGACAGCGCCGGTACCGTATTTTCCAATAACATTCTGCACTTCTTTTATGACTTCGGGATGATAGGAATATCCTAAATAGTTGTAAGAACAGAAATTCAAAAAATTTCGTTCTTCACCAGATTGTCCGTTACATACTTTAAATTCCGCTTTAGGTGCTGATGATACTGGATTGCCGTAAACCATATATCCTTTCTGTGTTGCATCTTGTAAAAATGCTGAAAAATAATCGGTTACTTCAAAAAGATCTTCACCGGTATAATTCAAAAAATCTGCCTGCGTATAGTCATCACAATTTATTGAATGAATATCGCAATTTTTATCTAATGTCATATTTTTAATAAAAGTTTATGTATTTATAATCATTTCACTCACTTCTTTACCCGTCTCAGGGTCATATCCTTCCAGAATAATGTATTCCACCGATTTATAAAGAGGTGGTGATGCATGAATATATAATTTTTTTAAAACAGCAAACGCACCATTAATATATGTATATGCGTTTGCTTGTCTATTCTCTGAATCGTAAATGACTCTTATATCACGTTCGGGGTAAGCTTTGAGCTTAAAAGAAATATCATCGCCTTCAATCTTATCAATTGTAAGTCCGTAAGCCAATTTATATTGTACGAGACTTAAAGAATTTCTCGAATTGTCTTTGTCGGGAGTAATCCAATAGGCATCAATAGGGTTTTGTTGATTAATTTCCTTATTATCATCTACATGTAAATCATAACAAACAATACTGTTATTTTTATTTCTTTCTATATGAAATAAACGTATATCCTGAGCCTGTGCAAAGGTATGCAGCAAAAAGAATAAACTCAATATCAAAAATATTTTTTTGTTAAAAAATTTCATTGTCAAGATTTAATTAAGATATAAATTTATTTGATAACGACGCAAATTGACTACATAAAATATATGTAATAATGTGCTCAATAAAATATTATTTAAAAAGCTCAATACTTTCATCAATGAAGTCAATAGGGTCTTCGTTAATTATCATACGTAAAGTGTTTTTTAATTTTATACTTTGAATGAATAAATCGTGTTCGGGTTGTTGGTCTTTGTTGTGCAAAGGACTCTTAAAATAGAATGACAGCCAATGTTGAATGCCGGAGAATCCGCATCGTTGCGATAAGTCGGAAAGAAGAACCAAATCTAGACATAGAGGAGCTGCAAGAATTGAGTCGCGACAAAGGAAATCAACTTTTATCTGCATCGGATAACCCATCCAACCGAATAAATCAATATTATCCCAACCTTCTTTATTATCTTTGCGAGGCGGATAATAGTTTATGCGAACTTTGTGATAAACATCGCCGTAGAGTTCCGGATAGAGTTCCGGTTGCAAAATAGTGTCAATAACAGAGAGTTTGCTTTCCTCTTTAGTTTTGAATGAGCCCGGATCATCTAATACTTCACCGTCGCGATTTCCCAAGATATTTGTGGAAAACCAACCGTTAAGTCCCAACATACGAGTTTTAAACATCGGAGCTAAGACAGTTTTCATCATTGTTTGTCCTGTTTTGAAATCTTTTCCGCAAAGAGGAACATTGTTGTTTTCTGCATGCTGAAGCATTGCCGGAAAATCAACGGTAAGATTGGGAGCACCATTAATGAAAGTCACTTTCTCGGCAATTGCGGCATAAGCATATAACATGCTCGGAGCTACTGCATCGCTGTTTTCTTTCATCGCTTTCTCGAAACTTTTCAAACTATCATGTTCGCCGTTGGGAGCCATAAAAACTTCAGTACTTCCGCACCAAATCATCACAATGCGATCACAATTGTTTTCTGTTTTAAAATTACGAATATCTGAACGCAGCTGTTCCATCAACTCCCATTTTGTAGGAGCTGATTTTACGTGTGTTCCATGAAGGCGCTTTACATAATTCCGGTCAAAAACTGCTTTCATCGGGCGGAGTTTTTCTAATTCATCCTTTATCGGGTCAGCATCTTTTTGAACAAGAACTTCATTACGTAATACAGATTCATAGAGATTCTCGTCCTGAATATCCCAACCTCCGAAAACAAGTTGATCAAGATTTGCCAATGGAACAATCTCTTTGATTTTAGGAAAACGGTTTTCGTTCCGCTGTCCCAAACGAATTGTTGCCATTTGAGTTATTGAGCCAACCGGTTGACTCAAACCTTTCCTTACGGAATATGTTCCTGCTATAAAAGTAGAGGATACGGCTCCGTTTAAACCTACCACGAGCACACCTAAGCGTCCTTGCGGATTTTGCACATTTAATTTTTCCATCATCTTATGATTTTGTA
The nucleotide sequence above comes from Bacteroidales bacterium. Encoded proteins:
- a CDS encoding aminotransferase class I/II-fold pyridoxal phosphate-dependent enzyme, whose amino-acid sequence is MTLDKNCDIHSINCDDYTQADFLNYTGEDLFEVTDYFSAFLQDATQKGYMVYGNPVSSAPKAEFKVCNGQSGEERNFLNFCSYNYLGYSYHPEVIKEVQNVIGKYGTGAVSAPLLSGYYDLSKQLEKAIADFKKKEDAILFPTGYGVNLGVLSCLLKPGDVAVLDILSHASIYDGAKLSGANIKVFSHNNVEHLERILKSLNTKRVIVCIEGVYSMDGDLTNLKEIVPVCKKYGVKILLDEAHSTLIFGENGRGVAEHFGVENDIDLTIGTFSKSFAAIGGFATGNSSLMAYLKMYARSYVFSCAMAPHTIAGVLKILEIYKKDKSNLTKMWDNTHYMQRKLKEAGLDIGQTQSQIIPVIVGNDIRLREISRKLHQQGLYTGVVTFPAVSSKRTRLRLSVSSEHTIEQIDNCVNIIKEAFNQTK
- a CDS encoding DUF4833 domain-containing protein — protein: MSLFFLLHTFAQAQDIRLFHIERNKNNSIVCYDLHVDDNKEINQQNPIDAYWITPDKDNSRNSLSLVQYKLAYGLTIDKIEGDDISFKLKAYPERDIRVIYDSENRQANAYTYINGAFAVLKKLYIHASPPLYKSVEYIILEGYDPETGKEVSEMIINT
- a CDS encoding inositol-3-phosphate synthase; the protein is MMEKLNVQNPQGRLGVLVVGLNGAVSSTFIAGTYSVRKGLSQPVGSITQMATIRLGQRNENRFPKIKEIVPLANLDQLVFGGWDIQDENLYESVLRNEVLVQKDADPIKDELEKLRPMKAVFDRNYVKRLHGTHVKSAPTKWELMEQLRSDIRNFKTENNCDRIVMIWCGSTEVFMAPNGEHDSLKSFEKAMKENSDAVAPSMLYAYAAIAEKVTFINGAPNLTVDFPAMLQHAENNNVPLCGKDFKTGQTMMKTVLAPMFKTRMLGLNGWFSTNILGNRDGEVLDDPGSFKTKEESKLSVIDTILQPELYPELYGDVYHKVRINYYPPRKDNKEGWDNIDLFGWMGYPMQIKVDFLCRDSILAAPLCLDLVLLSDLSQRCGFSGIQHWLSFYFKSPLHNKDQQPEHDLFIQSIKLKNTLRMIINEDPIDFIDESIELFK